The genomic interval AAAGCGACTATCAGCAAGATTTGGAGTCTCGCCGTAAACACGCAATCGAGTGTTGATGATTTAATCCAAGACCAATTTCCATGGTATTTGAATGATACGGACAAAGTCAAAGAGCTGATTTTCAAGTATATCGAGTACAAGAAGCGTTATCAATTGATGGATTATGATGACCTATTGCTGAATTTACTTTTTCTGATGAAAAATCATCCCGATGTGCTTGAGAAAATCAACAAAAAATATACTCAGGTCATGGTGGACGAATATCAAGATACCAACAGATTGCAACATGAGATAATACTTTTTTTGGCAGGAAAAAATCAAAATATTCTGGCTGTAGGCGACGATGCCCAATCAATTTACAGCTTTCGTGGAGCAAATTACCAAAATATAATGTTCTTCCCGAATTCATTCGAGGAGTGCAAGGTTTATAAAATTGAAGAAAATTACCGTAGCATTCAGCCGATACTGAATTTCAGCAATACACTGATGAGTTCGGCAATATTCAAGTATGAGAAAAATTTGTTTTCCAAACGCGAATCTTCCGAAATGCCGAAAATCATAACTATGCAAACGGAGAGAATGCAATCAAAATTTATCGTCCAGCAAGTGTTGGAGCATCGCGAAGAGAACATTCCACTCGAAGACATGGCGATATTATTCAGGTCATCATTCCATGCATTTGATTTGGAAATCGAACTCGAAAAAGCAAATATTCCTTTCCGAAAATTTGGCGGACTGAAGTTCATGGAAGTTGCTCACGTAAAAGATATAATCGCATATTTGCGAATTTTGGCAAATCCGATTGATGCCGTAAGTTGGCAACGCGTTCTGAAAATATTGCCCGGCGTTGGACCAATGACAGTTGACAAGGTGCTCGAACAAATTTCGGACAACCAAGTCAATACATCTGATTATACGCAATTAGACAGCGGTTTGCGTTCGTTTGAGCACATTCACAAATTGTTCAAAAATCTTGGCGATGTTTCAAAATCGAAATTGAGTATAGCCGATAAAACCGCCCTATTGACCGAATATTACCGACCTTATCTGCAAGAAAAGTATGACGATTGGCAAAAGCGATGGAAAGACCTCGAAACATTGATTTCAATTTCTGAGCGCTATCGTTCCTTGGATAATTTCCTGAATGAATTATCGCTCGACCCGCCCAATGAATCGGTATCGGAATTGACACCGGAATCGAAAGAAGAGGAATATCTCACACTTTCGACCATTCATTCTGCAAAGGGGCTCGAATGGCGAGTCGTGTTTTTGATTTGGGCTTTGGAAGGGAAATTTCCATCTTCAAAATCGTCTGATTCGATAGACCAAATGGAGGAAGAGCGACGATTATTCTACGTGGCTTGCACTCGTGCTAAGGATTATCTGTATGTCACATATCCAACTAATATTTTCGACCGAGAATCCGGATTTGTGTTGAGCGAACCATCTCGATTTCTTGAAAATATCAATGATGAGTTCGCCGAAAGATATGTGGTTTCCGAGGAGGACGACGAAGAGTGAGCCGGAAACGCATACTTTTTCTGACGACACGATTCCCCTATCCCCCGATTGGTGGCGATAAATTGAAAGCATTCAATATGCTCAAAATTTTAGCGAAACATTATGATGTGAAGATGATTGCTTGGAGTTATCGAAATTTGCCGAGTGTTTCCGATTTGGAAATAGTCAAATCGCTCGGTGTTGAAGTCGAAGTTTTAAAATTCGACCCGGCTAAAGGTGCTTTAAATTGTGGATTGAAATTATTTTCCAAATTGCCTTTCGAGATTTCCTTTTATAATTTGAGTGAGTTTCAGTCAGCGGTTTTAAAAAGCGTGAAAAATGATAATATTGATGTTGTTGTCGCCTTTTTCATGCGTTCAGGAGAATTTGTCAAGGACTTAGATATAAAAAAACTCTTAGTTGCCGAAGATTGCCGAACATTATATCAACAACGTTCATACGAGCAAACAGACAAGTTTTTGCAAAAAATCGTAAGATACCACGAATGGAAAAAGCTGCAAAAGTATGAAATGGAAATGATGGACAATTTCGATGCTGTAAGTTTCGTAACCGAGCATGATATTTCGAGCATCAGAAACATCAATCCAAGCGGAAATTATCAAATTCTGACAAATGGAACTGATGTAGAGCATTATAAAGACAGCTCCGTACGCGAACCCAAAACCTTACTTTTTGCAGGAAAGATGAACGTACATTCAAACCAGATTTCTGCAATTCAACTCGCTAAGGAAATTTTTCCATCTGTTGTGAAAGCTGTTCCGGATGTCAAATTGATTATTGCCGGCGCTGATATGAATGCGGAAATCCGCAGTCTTGCATCGGAAAATATCGAAATTATCGAAAATGTAGGTGATATGCTTTCGCTCTACCAAAGAGCCACAATATTTATCAATCCGCACCGAGGAGGCTCCGGAATACAAAATAAACTTTTGGAAGCCTTATCTTGCGGCTGCCCGGTTGTAACGACTACAACCGGCAATCAGGGAATCAACGGAGTTGACGGGCAGCATTTAGTCATCGCAAATGATAGCAATGATTTTACACAGAAAATAATAAAACTGCTTGGCGATGAAGATTTGCGAGCCAAAATTGGCGTTGAGGCAAGAAATTTGATTCTCCAAACTCACACTTGGGATGTGGTCGAATCACAACTTTTATCAATTATGAATGGAATTTTAGATGAATAAATCGATATTTTTTGATAGAGACGGAATTATTAATAAACGGCTCGTGGACGAATATGTCTGCAAAATCGAAGATTTTGAATTGATGGAAGACATCATCGATATTTTGAAATATGTAAAAATGAAAGAATATCTGGCGATTGTGGTTACAAATCAGCAGGGAATTGGCAAGGGCTTGATGAGCGAAGATGATTTGATTTTAATTCATGACCATATGCAAAATGTTTTGCAAGAACGAGCAGGAGAAAGATTTGACGCTATTTTTTATTGTCCGGAACTTGCCGAAAGTAATCATCCACGCCGAAAGCCCAATCCAGGAATGCTATTGGAAGCGATGGAATTGTATGACATTGACCAAAAGCAGTCTTTGATGATTGGCGATAGCATTTCGGACGCTCAAGCTGCTATTAATGCCGGAATAAAGTGCATTTTAATCGGTGATTTTGAATTTCAGCATTCAGATGTTAAGGTTTTGCCTGACTTGGAAAACTTACTTATAAATATTAATCAGTTTATTACGTGATTTTAATTTTACGATAGAGAAGTTTGCAAATATGTTTGAAATGGCGATAGAATTTTTGAGTACCGTTCCTTGGTATTGGGTACTTGTAATAGCCTTCCTGACGACACTTATAGAGAATGTTTTCCCTCCCGCGCCCGGTGATTCGATTTTGGTATTTACCGGTACTCTAATCGGAATAGGCGTAGTGGGATTTGTACCTTTACTTTTAGTTTCGACGCTTGGTTCAACTCTCGGTTTTGCCATTATGTTTTACTTTGGTTCAAAGTTTGACCGTGCAATCATGGAATCCGGTCGCTTTAAGTTTATTTCCCGAGAAGCCTTGATAAAAGTAGAAAAGTGGTTTCAAATATATGGCTACAGACTTATAGTCGCAAATAGATTTTTGTCCGGAACACGCGCCGTAATTTCATTTTTTGCCGGAATGTCAAAGCTAAACTTTACCAAAACTATAATTCTATCTGCACTAAGCTCTCTAATTTGGAATTCGATTTTGTTATATTTCGGATATGCGTTTGGGGATAATTGGGAAAAAATAGACGAATACCTTTCGCTATATGGCAAGATTATATTCCCTGTTGCTGGATTAATTATCGTATTTTTTATAGTTCGATGGTTTATAAATAATAAGAACGGTTCCAACGGTAAAAATAAAAAAGAGCCTCAGGAAAAACCTGAGACTCTTTAAGAAATCTTAAAATTTGTACTTTATCTTGTTATGTTAAACGGATTGATAAATGCTTTTTCGCCAATTTTAACAATTGCAAAATATTTACCTGATGCAAAATTACTGATTGAGCGTTCCAAATTCAATTGCGAACCACTAATCATACCGAGATTTTCACTTACTAACAAGTTGCCTTTGATGTCACGTATTTCGAATTCTGCATTTTGATTACTATCGAAATCGAGTGTGATTTGGATAAAATCTTGTGCAGGATTGGGCGAAATTTTCATCACGCTTCCTGAGTAAATGCTTTTGACATCGCCACCTAACATAGTCGTGAAGCTTCTTGTTTCTGACCATTCTGAAACATTAATACCATCAGTTGACAATACTCTCCAGTAATATGTTGTGTATGATTCAAAACCGGATAATGTAATTGAGTTGGTTTCTGTTTGATCTGATATAAATGTTTCATCGAAATTTTCATCTTCAGCAATATCAATTATCCAAAATGTAGCATTTTCGTCATTTTCCCAAGTGAATGTGATATTATTTAATGGTAAATCTTCACTACCATCAGCAGGCTCAAGCAATGTAGGCGGGTCGAGTACAACTACTTCACCTTCGATAACAAAGTACCATGTTTGCGACCATTCAGACCAAGCTTCACCATTATTAACTTGCACATGCCAGAAGTAATTTCCGGGTTCTAACTCATAATCAAATTCAAGAGTATTTGTCATACGTGGGTACTCAAAATAAATAACGTCTGTGAAATTCATGTCGGTAGCTACTTCAATTTTCCAAGAATAATCTACTCCTGCAGCTTCTTCCCAAACGAGTGTAGGCATATTTGTTTCAACTACTTCGCCATTTGTAGGGCTAATTAGCATTGGCGGGTCAGGTACTGTTATATCATCAGGAACTTTTGTTTTGAAATTCCAAATCGAGGAAAATTCTGAAATTTCCTCACCTCTGATAGACCTTACTCTCCAATAATATGTAGTTCCGAATTCAAGTTCGTAAACATTTTGTGATGTAGCCGAAATTGTAGCTTCAAAATCCATAATGCTAAATCCGGGATTTGATGAAACTTGCACATGATACATAATTTCGTCTTCAGCTTGTATCTCGTCGGTATCTTTGTCAATAGCGACCACACCCTGAGCTTCCCATTCCAAAAGCACAGGTAGTTCGAGGTCAACCGAATTATTGGCAGGCGAAAGCAGTGTCGGTGGCATCAATTCAATAGTTCCGCCGATTTCAGAATAAGTTACGCTCTTAGTATAAACCGGGGTCCCCGGGAATCCGATATAAGAAACAACAATATCGCTAATTGTTAATATTGGCTGAGTTGAAGTAGATGCATGCCAACCATAGTTCGTCATTTCAGTTTTGATAATCATTGGAGGAAAACCTTCCATGACATATACAGTATCGTAAGTTGTTGATTCGTAATAAAGCCTGTAAACATTGTCATATTGCATTCCTGCAGGCATTTTAAGAGTACCGTATGCATCGTATTCGACCATCGTTTCACCGTAGCGATTCATTTCCATTTCACCTTCTTCTGTTTCAATATAAAACGTTGATTTATAGTTCGCTGAGAATTTGTCGTTGAATGAAAATGGAAATTTCAAATGTTGGTCATAAGGAGAATCGATGATTTCGTATAATTCAAAAGCACCGATTCCGAGCCTGAAGAATCCTTCCGATGTTTCACGATAGAATACAGCAGCAGTGTCAGTCATTTGTGCAATTGTTGCTAAAGGGAATTTGTCCTTTTGAGGAGCAAAAGCAGGGTCAATATATTCTAAAACAGTCATATAATCAGAACCACTCAAACGAGTCAGAGATGAAAAGTCCCAATTAATGTTAGCTCCCGAATTACCTTGAACAACTCCAACGGTATCGCAATCGTACAGTACAAATTTGTCTCCAATTTCCGGCATTATATCTCTCACAATAGTTGGTTGAGAGTATAAATGGATAGATGATAAAATGAAAACGACAAAAAGTAAACTAATTCTTAACATAATACCTCCAAATTTATTAATAGATGTTTTCAAAAATAAAGATAGTTTGGACAAAGTAAAAATTTATTTTGTTCTAAAACCTAAAACAATCACACAATTCTACGATTCTAACCAAATTCGGCATTAAATTTGTAACTATTTAAACGTTATAAACGTCTATTTGGTATAGAATTGTAAGGTTTCGACATTTTTTTTGACTATTTGTATTTTTTTAGTTTTGATGAGAGGAATTTTGATTTGCATTTGAAAAGAATTTGAAAGATTTTAGGTTTCTTTCGTCATATATAATGATGTGATTTACACGTTGCAGAATATTTGTTGATAAAAAAACAGAAATTTATTTTGTACTTTAGAAAATAATACTTAATTTTGAAACATGAGAAGTACAATATTAGTGATTCTTATAGCGATGGGATTGATTACAATCGGTTTAGCTTCCGATAGTATATTGCAGTCCTTTACAGCCGAATCTTCCGGCGACAATGTTACCGTCAAATGGACGACATCTGACGAGTCTGTCATCAAACGTTTTGAAATCGAGCGCTCAGTAGGCGACGAAAACTACAAACGTATCCATTCTGTATTAGCAAAGGGTTCGCCCAGCAACTACAGTTTCCGTGATGATGAAGCATTCATGAAAGATGACTTCGAATACACCCCTGATTTGCAATCTCAAAACTTTTATAGTTACAGAATCAAAATCATTGCAAATGATAATACTGCCACATTTAGCGATGTAGCTTATGTAAAGCATAACACAAGCAGCATAAGACGCACTTGGGGCATGATTAAAGAAATGTTCAGGTAAGACCTCCTCAATGACTCAAAACAATTTATATCGTGTCATAGTTTTGGCATTTTTTTTCGTTTTGTTTAAACCCAACATTTCACTTTCCAAAGACGACCACCACAGTAACAAATGCGGATTCCACCTTATCCATTCTACCGATGGCAGAGATGCTTTGATGCGTAGGGTTGACTACGAAAATGGAGTTCCTAAAGTCGGGCAAAAAACTCATATTTCACCGAAAGGTGTTTTCATTATTCATTATGACATTACCGGATTGAACGCTCCCGATTTGAAAGATTCGAATATGAATGGCGTGCCTGATTACATTGACTCCGTAGCATATTACATGGACAAGGCGTACGAATTGCAAGTTGAACAATTGGGTTATGTCTCCCCTGCTCCTGATGGCGGCAGACGTGGCACTCATGAATATGATATTTATATTTGGGATTTGGGCAACAGTGACGACGACCCAATGCACCCAAACTATCATGCGGGAGGATTATACGGTTATACTTGGTTTGATGAAGAAATTGACTATGTTGACTCACCCGGATTCGATAAATTTTATTCCTACATCGTCCTTGATAATGATTACAGCCCAACGGATTCGATACGTCCTCAAAGCCAACCAAGTCGAGCCAGACAAGCATACAGCACATTTGGAATGGAAGGACTAAAAATAACTGCTACCCATGAGTTCCAACACGCTATTCAATTAATGTACGGCAGAAGCTTTCCGGCTTCGATTGGCATTATGGAAATGTGCGCTGTTTCGATGGAAATGAGGCAATACCCCGAAATCAACGATTATCTTCAATATGTTCGACATATTTTTAACAATATGTCTTCGTATCCTTTTGGCGTTGATAGTCCCGATATGGGCTATGGTTACTCGCTTTTTGCAAAATATTTGATTCTAAACCATGGCGATAATGTTTTGAAAAGGCTTTGGGAATTGGTCGGCAATAAAATTGAAGTTTATTCTGCCTTGGATAGCGCCCTCAAGGAAATAAGCACAGATTTGAAGAAAGAATTGTTCAAATTTTCGGAATGGGCATATCATACAGGCAGTCGTTCTGTTGAAGGTTTGTACTTCCCAAATGCCTCGAGTCTGCCCGAAATCAAATTCTTCGGGACTCAAGTTTATTCGAGCCCTTCTGTGTCAGATTCGCGAACTTTAGACCCATTGGAGATCCGTTCACTACGGTATATTTTCAAAAACGGGAAAGACATAACCAATGACACTGTCGATGTGGTGCTTGTAAATTCGGATTTGAATGCGGCAAAAAACCAGTTCAAAATTAAGCGCGATTATTTTGTTGGCATTTCCGAATCGCAGCAAAGCGGTTGGGAAGCATTACCAAATCTGAATTATTATTATACTGTCGAATCAGACCATGAATTCCTCAAATCAAAAATATACGTACGCAAAGGCGACGTTTTATTCGAGATTGATTATGCTTTCCCGAATTCGTTTAATCCTGAAATTGACGAAGCACTACATTTCCCTGCTCCCGAAGGCTCAAATTTGTACGAAAATTTGGAAGTTATCATCTACAATGCCGATATGGTTGCACTGAAAACCGAGAAATTGGCTGTCGGTTCATTCAACGGACGGAAAGTGTTGAGTTGGACTAACTTTCCGAACGATTTGGCAAATGGAATTTATATTTATGGGATTTATCATAAAGATGATTTGAGTGTAGGCAAATTTACGGTACTGAAGAAATGATTATGAGAGATTTCCTCTTCAAAACAGATGCGATAGCCAAATCTTATACCGGCAAAAGTTTCATTTACAACAATTTTTCAATTGAAATCCGCCCGGGCGATGTGATTGCAATTACAGGCGAAAACGGCTCAGGCAAATCAACTTTGCTGAAAACTATGGCAGGAATCATCAATCCAAGTCGTGGCAAAATCAGCTTTACCAAAAATGGAAATGAGATAGCCGCAGATGACCATAATCTTCATTTTGGATTTGTTGCACCATACGTAAACTTGTATGAAGAATTTACACCAATCGAACAATTTGAGATATTTTGCAAATTGAAGGGAATCCCCATAGACCTTGGATTATTCGACAATCTGATGCTTGAATTCAACTTGCACAAACATGCCCACAAGGAAATCCGAAATTTTTCCTCCGGAATGAAGCAAAGGATGAAATTCATTTTAGCTTTGGCACATGATACGGATTTGCTGTTTCTTGACGAGCCGACATCAAATTTAGACAATACAGGCATCGAAATCGTCGGTGAATTAATAAAAAGGAAATCATCAAATTCTTGTGGCATTGTGATCGCTACAAACGAGGACAGAGAAAAACGGCTATGCAATGCTTTTTTCGATTTGATGGATTATCAATAATGCAAGGAATCCTTATGCGTTCAATATTATTATTTATTACTGCAATCGTTGTCATATCTTGCACCGAATCAAATGATTTGAGAAGCAATCAGATTGATACACAATCTCATTTTGAATTTTTGTCAACAGTAGAATTCCCCACAGAATTGTCTTGGTGTGGCGAAAAAGTACCTTTAGATGACCCTGAAGTTCGCGAGCGCGCAGAAAGAGAATTTTATATGCTGCTACAGCAACCCGGTCAAATCATACTTTATTTGAAACGCTCCGGTAGATTTTTCCCGATGTTCGAAAAAATTATCAGCGAGAATAATATGCCGGATGATTTGAAATATTTAGCAGTTGCCGAAAGCGCCCTATATCAAGCCAAATCAAGTGTTGGTGCAATAGGTTTGTGGCAATTTATGCCAGCAACCGCAAAGTTAATGGGATTGCAAGTCGATGACAACATTGACGAAAGACGCCATCCGGAGAAAAGCACGCGTGCAGCAATGAAGTATCTGAAGGACGGCTATAAGAACCACAAATCGTGGATGTTGACAGCTGCCGGATATAATATGGGACACTCCGGAGTGCAAAGCAATCTGAGTTTCCAGAGTACAGACAATTATTTTGATTTGCATTTGAATGAGGAAACTTCCCGATTCATTTTCCGAATTGCAATTATAAAACATTTCATGCAAAATGCTGAAAAATATGGATTCAAATTAAAGAAATCCGATTTGTACCCGCCCGATGAATATGATATTGTTAAGGTTGGAAGTGCAGTGCCTGATTTATCCGCATGGGCAAAAAGCATGGGCTATAATTATAAGCAAGTCAAAATGCTCAATCCTTGGATTTTGAAACGCTCTCTGCCGAATCCTCCCAAGGGCAAAGTGTTTGAAGTTGCTGTACCGAAAAAATAAGACCAAAATGGAAAACACGAAAATATATATCGGAACTATTACGGGAATCAGAGGCTATGGCGGCGAAATGAAAGTCAGCCACTTAGACATTGACGACGTTCATTTACCGCCTGACACAGAGGTTTATATAGGTTATTCGCCAAATTTTTCGATTACTTACAAGGTTGTCAAATGGCGACAAACCAAAAAACAAGCCAAATTGGAATTAAAGGGTGTGGATTCCGATGAAAAAGCTATGCAATTCATGGAAGCGGGCATTTTCATTGAAGAAGAAAAATTACGAACGATTTCCCCTGAAATTCAAATTACATCCGATTTCATTAATATGAAAGTGATTGATGCCACTTCCGGTGAGGAATTGGGCGATGTTATTGATTATTGGCAATTACCCGCAAATGACGTGATTGTGGTGAGCGGAACCAAAAATGATTTCAATGTACCAAATGTGCCGGAATTCGTCGAAAAAATTGATTACGCAAATAAGAAAATATTTATCAATGTTATTCCGGGTTTGATTGATTGATATGCCATTAATACGAATAGATA from Candidatus Kapaibacterium sp. carries:
- a CDS encoding ATP-dependent helicase, which produces MKKIILKKTKYDDVGIQKSYKINYQHDLNLSQFEAVMHNKGPALVIAGAGTGKTRTLIYRVSRLIEDGIPPESILLLTFTRKASQEMLSRAALLLDGRAESVSGGTFHSFASLILRQYAQVMGYASNFTILDQSDSQDVINLLRHEYTGKNEKRRFPTKATISKIWSLAVNTQSSVDDLIQDQFPWYLNDTDKVKELIFKYIEYKKRYQLMDYDDLLLNLLFLMKNHPDVLEKINKKYTQVMVDEYQDTNRLQHEIILFLAGKNQNILAVGDDAQSIYSFRGANYQNIMFFPNSFEECKVYKIEENYRSIQPILNFSNTLMSSAIFKYEKNLFSKRESSEMPKIITMQTERMQSKFIVQQVLEHREENIPLEDMAILFRSSFHAFDLEIELEKANIPFRKFGGLKFMEVAHVKDIIAYLRILANPIDAVSWQRVLKILPGVGPMTVDKVLEQISDNQVNTSDYTQLDSGLRSFEHIHKLFKNLGDVSKSKLSIADKTALLTEYYRPYLQEKYDDWQKRWKDLETLISISERYRSLDNFLNELSLDPPNESVSELTPESKEEEYLTLSTIHSAKGLEWRVVFLIWALEGKFPSSKSSDSIDQMEEERRLFYVACTRAKDYLYVTYPTNIFDRESGFVLSEPSRFLENINDEFAERYVVSEEDDEE
- a CDS encoding glycosyltransferase family 4 protein, whose translation is MSRKRILFLTTRFPYPPIGGDKLKAFNMLKILAKHYDVKMIAWSYRNLPSVSDLEIVKSLGVEVEVLKFDPAKGALNCGLKLFSKLPFEISFYNLSEFQSAVLKSVKNDNIDVVVAFFMRSGEFVKDLDIKKLLVAEDCRTLYQQRSYEQTDKFLQKIVRYHEWKKLQKYEMEMMDNFDAVSFVTEHDISSIRNINPSGNYQILTNGTDVEHYKDSSVREPKTLLFAGKMNVHSNQISAIQLAKEIFPSVVKAVPDVKLIIAGADMNAEIRSLASENIEIIENVGDMLSLYQRATIFINPHRGGSGIQNKLLEALSCGCPVVTTTTGNQGINGVDGQHLVIANDSNDFTQKIIKLLGDEDLRAKIGVEARNLILQTHTWDVVESQLLSIMNGILDE
- a CDS encoding HAD family hydrolase, translated to MNKSIFFDRDGIINKRLVDEYVCKIEDFELMEDIIDILKYVKMKEYLAIVVTNQQGIGKGLMSEDDLILIHDHMQNVLQERAGERFDAIFYCPELAESNHPRRKPNPGMLLEAMELYDIDQKQSLMIGDSISDAQAAINAGIKCILIGDFEFQHSDVKVLPDLENLLININQFIT
- a CDS encoding DedA family protein; amino-acid sequence: MAIEFLSTVPWYWVLVIAFLTTLIENVFPPAPGDSILVFTGTLIGIGVVGFVPLLLVSTLGSTLGFAIMFYFGSKFDRAIMESGRFKFISREALIKVEKWFQIYGYRLIVANRFLSGTRAVISFFAGMSKLNFTKTIILSALSSLIWNSILLYFGYAFGDNWEKIDEYLSLYGKIIFPVAGLIIVFFIVRWFINNKNGSNGKNKKEPQEKPETL
- a CDS encoding lytic transglycosylase domain-containing protein, with amino-acid sequence MRSILLFITAIVVISCTESNDLRSNQIDTQSHFEFLSTVEFPTELSWCGEKVPLDDPEVRERAEREFYMLLQQPGQIILYLKRSGRFFPMFEKIISENNMPDDLKYLAVAESALYQAKSSVGAIGLWQFMPATAKLMGLQVDDNIDERRHPEKSTRAAMKYLKDGYKNHKSWMLTAAGYNMGHSGVQSNLSFQSTDNYFDLHLNEETSRFIFRIAIIKHFMQNAEKYGFKLKKSDLYPPDEYDIVKVGSAVPDLSAWAKSMGYNYKQVKMLNPWILKRSLPNPPKGKVFEVAVPKK
- the rimM gene encoding ribosome maturation factor RimM (Essential for efficient processing of 16S rRNA) is translated as MENTKIYIGTITGIRGYGGEMKVSHLDIDDVHLPPDTEVYIGYSPNFSITYKVVKWRQTKKQAKLELKGVDSDEKAMQFMEAGIFIEEEKLRTISPEIQITSDFINMKVIDATSGEELGDVIDYWQLPANDVIVVSGTKNDFNVPNVPEFVEKIDYANKKIFINVIPGLID